The DNA segment GAGTTCACGAAGTTCGAGCTAGAGAGCCTACACTTGATGAGTGCCAATTCCGGCGATTGGTTCCTTCAGGACCTAGTTGCGCTGGCTAACAAAGGCATCACTCTGAGCGTCACGCTTTCGCTTGGCGGGTCCATGGTATCGGGTCAGATCATCGGTGGGCGAGAATACTTCACTCTGCTTGGTGAAGCAGTCGGTGCGGCAATGGGTCTCAGCGAAGATGAGGCGCGCAACATGTTTGCGGGATACAGGGACATCTATCCTGAAGCAACAAAGCATGAGGAAGACGATGAGGAGCAGGATGATGATGACAATCGGGATAAGGAAACAGGGGAGAGGGAGCGTGGTCAACGCCCAGCGGCTTTTATTCACCTGAAGAATGCGCGGACCTACTTTGGCACATCTCAGGTTCCGCAACGCTACGAAGGAATCCTGTGGAGAGGGAGAATCAGCGAGGTCGCAGGTTACACCTTTGGGGAAATGAGGACCGAACAGCAGTAGTCCGGCGATTCTTGCAGAAAAATCTCACGATTATTCGCGCCGGTATCCGTAGCAAGTCAGCGCTTCCATTCCCCCCATACGGGCCTGCGCCTGAGCGGGTCACCGGGAACACAGTAGGCAGGGCGGCAGTCGCATACGGGTCAAGCTAGGGCACCCAGCGCATGCGAAAGCAGGCTGGGCACAGTAGGCACACGCTCCCTTTTTTGGTCTCTAAGTCCCTACGGGTGTCCACTGCGGCAGCCCCGGCGTCGCATCCACCTCGACTGTCACGTCATAGGCGTCGATTCCAAGGAGCGCCGCCGACTGAATCGCGGCAAGCATCCGCGAAGATTGTGTTCCCGCCGCTACCGCGAGGACATCGTCCCCGCGCGGCGGGAATCGCGCGAGCGCAGAATGCGCGGACGAACCCATTTCCCGAGGTGCGGCGTATATATAGATGCGTCGAGTCAGTGTGACGATTCCGGCGCGTTTCCAACCGCCAGCTCTCAATACGATGACATCCAGAATCTTCTTTGCGATTCCCGCTCTCATGTTGTACGCGTCTCCATCGGTCGCGCCAGCGGCGGCGCAGGCTCCCGCACCAGCCGCGAAGGCGGCCTACACGCGGCCCGGCGACGCGGAGCTCAGGCGCAAGCTGACGCCGATCCAGTACTCGGTGACACGAAGGGACGACACGGAGATGCCTTTCCGAAACGAGTACCACGACAATCACGAGGCGGGCATCTACGTGGACGTCATCTCCGGCGAGCCGCTGTTCAGCTCGCTCGAGAAGTACGACTCGGGCACCGGCTGGCCGAGCTTCTACCGGCCGCTCAAGCCGGGCAGTCTGCGCACGAAGACCGATTACAAGCTCGGATAT comes from the Gemmatimonadaceae bacterium genome and includes:
- the msrB gene encoding peptide-methionine (R)-S-oxide reductase MsrB; amino-acid sequence: MTSRIFFAIPALMLYASPSVAPAAAQAPAPAAKAAYTRPGDAELRRKLTPIQYSVTRRDDTEMPFRNEYHDNHEAGIYVDVISGEPLFSSLEKYDSGTGWPSFYRPLKPGSLRTKTDYKLGYPRTEVRSTLADSHLGHLFDDGPRPTGLRYCMNSAALRFVPVSRLQAEGYGKYLPLFVKQGKAK